From the genome of Ornithobacterium rhinotracheale, one region includes:
- a CDS encoding DUF2586 family protein — protein MALPKVLFNIAKDGLGRIAEAGAKVPALICTGNTVSSKVQLGKSYQIFSITEAKDLGITEEENPFAYEQVKAFYRQAGDGAELWLMLVSDATTMTEMLDKEGNYAPKIIGDAKGEIRVLGVVKKPTGSESLTGGLDQDVQTAVVNGQALAEHFALKYMPFRVIISENAWNGEVADLTDYTESDYNKVSCLIGAENTDKYAAVGLILGKITSIPVQRKIHRVKDGNVLDIVAYFTDGTTIDSRADQWDAIDDKGYIFFRTFAGRSGYYFSGDKTLTRATDDFRTLSNGFVMDKAMLIAYDALVEELSDEVLLSADGSIHPAIIKSWQTKVESNLNGAMVEQGELSAVKVFINPKQDVLRSGKVVINIQLLPVGYAELIEVNIGFTTEIKE, from the coding sequence ATGGCACTACCAAAAGTTTTATTTAATATCGCCAAAGATGGCTTAGGAAGAATAGCAGAGGCAGGGGCAAAAGTCCCTGCACTCATCTGCACAGGAAACACCGTGAGTTCTAAGGTTCAGTTAGGGAAATCCTACCAAATATTTTCTATTACAGAGGCTAAGGATTTAGGCATTACCGAAGAAGAAAACCCTTTTGCCTATGAGCAAGTAAAAGCCTTTTACCGGCAGGCAGGCGATGGCGCAGAGCTATGGCTTATGCTTGTGAGCGATGCCACCACGATGACAGAAATGCTGGACAAAGAGGGGAATTATGCCCCCAAAATCATTGGTGATGCCAAAGGCGAAATTCGTGTGCTGGGCGTAGTGAAAAAGCCCACAGGAAGCGAGAGCCTCACAGGAGGGCTGGACCAAGATGTGCAAACAGCCGTTGTCAATGGGCAAGCCTTGGCAGAGCATTTTGCCCTAAAATATATGCCTTTTCGAGTAATCATTTCGGAGAACGCTTGGAATGGCGAAGTGGCCGATTTAACCGACTACACAGAAAGCGACTACAACAAAGTAAGTTGCCTTATCGGTGCTGAAAATACTGATAAATACGCAGCCGTTGGATTAATACTGGGGAAAATCACTAGCATTCCCGTACAAAGGAAAATCCACCGTGTGAAAGATGGCAATGTGCTAGACATTGTGGCCTACTTTACCGATGGCACTACGATTGACAGCCGTGCCGACCAATGGGACGCCATAGATGATAAAGGCTATATCTTTTTTAGAACTTTTGCAGGGCGTAGTGGCTACTATTTCAGTGGGGACAAAACACTCACTCGCGCAACTGATGATTTTAGAACACTTAGCAATGGCTTTGTAATGGATAAGGCGATGCTTATTGCTTATGATGCCCTTGTGGAAGAATTGAGCGACGAAGTCTTATTATCTGCCGATGGAAGCATTCACCCTGCTATCATTAAAAGCTGGCAAACCAAAGTAGAAAGCAACCTAAACGGAGCAATGGTAGAGCAAGGCGAATTATCCGCGGTGAAAGTGTTTATAAATCCTAAACAAGATGTGCTTAGAAGCGGAAAAGTAGTAATCAACATTCAGCTATTGCCCGTGGGCTACGCGGAATTAATTGAGGTAAATATAGGTTTCACAACAGAAATAAAAGAATAA
- a CDS encoding tape measure protein produces MSYSFSLFLKDFASSSIAKISSGLGTLENKLRNSQSKLQNNFNKSVKSIDELNAKLQRLNAQRTASTSINDIRRLKTEINRTEREIRKLENLPPKGIGERIRALGGEMGGLVGLAGSVGLALQAWDGIKSIFNKGVELEQSNIKFEVLLGSAEKAKKMLGELTEYANFTPYSLSGLQKGAETMLGFGVAEEKILPNMKMLGDIAMGNEEKLSGLSLVYSQIMATGKLMGQDLLQLINQGFNPLQIISEQTGLSVGILKEKMEKGAISAQMVEEAFKIATSEGGRYYQMSEKMSESAGGKFSTMLDAFSAVVNKVGLKFAEWVKPIFDVGTSFAEKIIPFGQWVVSFLPSLENFTLFMQILGIAALGVGAYMLIANASTIALSIALGILEGIIWLVETAQWAWNLAMSMNPIGLVVAAIVVLIGVVVLLWNKFAWFRGAILGVWEVLKGLGNTIKNYVINRFKEMLSGIMGIGQALVKFFSGDFTGAIKTGGEAIKNLMGKNSAAQAISDGKKAFENFNIGWEAGKKANPVTANKNAHTTQGVGGGSGNGQSPKSNLFDSLLTDTGGGKKGKKKKAPKAAKDKAGSVISGGTRKTDIHINIQNLGTDTKIYVSSANEGISNLGQKLKEELLRVVNSANQMQTM; encoded by the coding sequence ATGAGTTATAGTTTTTCATTATTCTTAAAAGATTTCGCCTCCTCTTCCATCGCGAAGATAAGTAGCGGTTTGGGGACTTTGGAAAACAAACTCCGAAACAGCCAATCAAAATTACAAAATAATTTCAACAAATCGGTGAAATCCATCGATGAATTAAACGCTAAATTGCAGCGTCTCAACGCACAGCGCACAGCCTCTACCTCTATAAACGATATACGGAGGCTGAAAACAGAGATTAATCGCACAGAGCGCGAAATTCGAAAGCTAGAAAATTTACCTCCAAAAGGAATTGGGGAAAGAATTAGAGCGCTTGGCGGAGAGATGGGGGGACTCGTTGGCCTTGCAGGTAGCGTGGGGCTTGCCTTACAGGCGTGGGACGGGATAAAATCTATTTTTAACAAGGGCGTTGAGCTTGAGCAGTCCAACATTAAATTTGAAGTGCTACTTGGTAGTGCCGAAAAGGCAAAAAAAATGCTCGGTGAACTCACCGAATATGCAAATTTTACCCCTTATTCCCTTAGTGGCTTGCAAAAAGGAGCCGAAACGATGCTGGGCTTTGGCGTAGCCGAGGAGAAAATTCTTCCGAATATGAAGATGCTCGGGGATATTGCTATGGGGAACGAGGAAAAGCTCTCAGGACTCTCCCTGGTGTATTCCCAAATTATGGCTACGGGCAAACTGATGGGGCAAGACCTTTTGCAGCTCATTAACCAAGGTTTTAACCCGTTACAGATTATTTCGGAGCAAACGGGGCTTTCAGTGGGCATTCTAAAAGAAAAGATGGAAAAAGGTGCCATCTCTGCCCAAATGGTGGAAGAAGCCTTTAAAATTGCCACCTCAGAGGGGGGGCGCTACTACCAGATGAGCGAAAAAATGAGCGAATCCGCCGGCGGTAAATTTTCCACGATGCTTGATGCTTTTTCTGCGGTCGTCAATAAGGTAGGTTTAAAATTTGCCGAATGGGTAAAGCCTATATTTGATGTTGGTACCTCGTTCGCTGAAAAAATTATTCCCTTTGGGCAGTGGGTTGTCAGCTTTTTGCCTAGCCTAGAAAACTTCACCCTCTTTATGCAGATATTAGGCATTGCAGCCTTAGGTGTAGGCGCGTATATGCTTATTGCCAATGCCTCTACCATTGCTCTCAGCATTGCACTAGGCATTCTTGAGGGAATTATTTGGCTTGTGGAAACGGCACAGTGGGCGTGGAACTTGGCAATGTCGATGAACCCCATAGGGCTTGTGGTGGCCGCCATTGTGGTTTTAATAGGTGTTGTGGTACTGCTGTGGAATAAATTTGCGTGGTTCCGAGGTGCTATTTTAGGCGTGTGGGAAGTATTAAAAGGACTAGGAAATACAATTAAAAACTATGTGATTAATCGCTTCAAAGAAATGCTCAGTGGTATTATGGGCATAGGGCAAGCCTTGGTAAAATTCTTTTCAGGAGATTTCACTGGCGCTATAAAAACAGGTGGCGAGGCCATAAAAAACCTAATGGGTAAAAACTCCGCAGCTCAGGCTATCAGTGATGGGAAGAAGGCTTTTGAAAACTTTAATATAGGCTGGGAGGCAGGGAAAAAAGCTAACCCTGTAACGGCAAATAAGAATGCCCATACCACGCAGGGAGTGGGCGGAGGCAGTGGTAATGGGCAAAGCCCTAAATCAAATCTATTTGATTCGCTACTAACTGACACAGGTGGAGGGAAAAAGGGTAAAAAGAAAAAAGCCCCTAAGGCCGCAAAAGATAAGGCTGGTAGCGTTATCTCTGGCGGCACACGCAAAACAGATATTCACATCAATATTCAGAACCTCGGCACCGATACCAAAATATATGTGAGCTCAGCCAATGAAGGTATTTCTAATTTAGGACAAAAACTAAAAGAAGAACTATTACGAGTAGTAAATAGTGCGAACCAAATGCAAACGATGTAA